In the Phaseolus vulgaris cultivar G19833 chromosome 7, P. vulgaris v2.0, whole genome shotgun sequence genome, one interval contains:
- the LOC137829145 gene encoding cell wall protein IFF6-like: protein MVNSKPQSSISVVGSNNTVGTINVVGSNNTDGTNSVVGSNNTHGTISVLGSNNTDGSISVFGSNITNGTMSVVGSNNTDGTISVVGSNNIDGTINVVGSNNTNVLLVVIILVVPSVLWVVIILMVPSVVVGSNNIDGTNSVVGSNNTHGTINVLGSNNTDGSISVFGSNITDGTMSVVGSNNTDGTISVVGSNNIDGTINVVGSNNTDGTISVDGSNNTDGTISVVGSNNTHGTINVLGSHNTDGTISVVESNNTDGTMSVVGAGRTSPIPHSHAPSRHPYFLGRPCFISSTSFRKLISVVGSNNTNGTISVVGSNNTDGTISVVCSGNTDGTISDVGSNNPDGTVSVVGSNNTDGTISVLGSNNIDGTISVVGSNNTDGTISVVCSGNTDGTISVVGNNNTMELSSLRQSERETKKRLYNKGQDYTDLESRVLPLPTRVVELEEEAVATKAKMAKLKERATNREVQLGRVEAELTQQAENFKKADAELIEDAADAYAAGFEDALA, encoded by the exons ATGGTCAACTCTAAGCCACAATCCTctatcagtgttgttggtagtaataatactgttGGTACCATTaatgttgttggtagtaataatactgatggtaccaatagtgttgttggtagtaataatactcaTGGTACAATCAGTGTtcttggtagtaataatactgatggtagcATCAGTGTTTTTGGGAGTAATATTACTAACGGTACCAtgagtgttgttggtagtaataatactgatggtaccatcagtgttgttggtagtaacaATAtcgatggtaccatcaatgttgttggtagtaataatactaatg tgttgttggtagtaataatactggtggtaccatcagtgttgtggGTAGtcataatactgatggtaccatcagt tgttgttggtagtaataatattgatggtaccaatagtgttgttggtagtaataatactcaTGGTACAATCAATGTtcttggtagtaataatactgatggtagcATCAGTGTTTTTGGGAGTAATATTACTGACGGTACCAtgagtgttgttggtagtaataatactgatggtaccatcagtgttgttggtagtaacaATAtcgatggtaccatcaatgttgttggtagtaataatactgatggtaccatcagtgttgatggtagtaataatactgatggtaccatcagtgttgttggtagtaataatactcaTGGTACAATCAATGTTCTTGGTAGtcataatactgatggtaccatcagtgttgtcgagagtaataatactgatggtaccatgagtgttgtcg gggctggccgaacctccccaattccccactctcatgcaccttcaaggcacccatacttcctaggaaggccttgctTCATCTCCTCCACAAGCTTCCGCAAGTtaatcagtgttgttggtagtaataatactaatggtaccatcagtgttgttggtagtaataatactgatggtaccattagtgttgTTTGTAGTggtaatactgatggtaccatcagtgatgttggtagtaataatccTGATGGTACcgtcagtgttgttggtagtaataatactgatggtaccatcagtgttcttggtagtaataatattgatggtaccatcagtgttgttggtagtaataatactgatggtaccatcagtgttgtttgTAGTggtaatactgatggtaccatcagtgtagTTGGTAATAATAATacgatg GAACTGAGCAGCCTCCGCCAGTCTGAAAGGGAGACCAAGAAAAGGCTTTACAACAAAGGTCAAGATTACACCGATCTTGAGTCGAGGGTCTTGCCTCTGCCCACTAGAGTGGTGGAGCTTGAGGAAGAGGCAGTGGCAACGAAGGCCAAGATGGCAAAGCTTAAAGAAAGGGCCACCAACCGGGAGGTGCAGCTTGGCCGTGTGGAGGCGGAGCTTACCCAACAAGCCGAAAACTTCAAGAAAGCTGACGCTGAGCTGATTGAGGACGCGGCCGATGCATATGCTGCGGGGTTCGAGGACGCCCTTGCTTAG